Proteins found in one Panicum hallii strain FIL2 chromosome 4, PHallii_v3.1, whole genome shotgun sequence genomic segment:
- the LOC112890490 gene encoding basic proline-rich protein-like, with the protein MPRAPELTTIFAAVPQSGVDDDATAGAAHAPALASGVTLPITGADNGHYTKLSSTPAANRAPAPAPHRHRPQPSAPPPSLRLTPPPAAAPRGPPLPAPPAPLPPRVPTRLCPAAPRPRRRPMGRRRLARLCPSAPQRRGPQLRRGPPAPAPCPPPAYLRSHATTMRPADAPRPIAAPRSHAAALRPSAVPRAPAAAPKRGPTPRP; encoded by the exons ATGCCCAGAGCCCCAGAGCTCACGACAATATTTGCGGCGGTGCCACAGTCCGGCGTGGACGACGATGCCACCGCCGGAGCCGCCCATGCCCCAGCACTGGCATCAGGTGTTACGCTCCCCATCACCGGCGCTGACAACGGCCACTACACCAAA CTGTCTTCTACGCCCGCAGCAAATCGAGCCCCCGCTCCCGCGCCCCACCGACACCGCCCCCAGCCCAGCGCCCCGCCGCCATCGCTGCGGCTCACGCcgccccctgccgccgccccgcgtgGCCCCCCGTTGCCGGCCCCGCCGGCCCCGCTGCCGCCCCGTGTCCCCACGCGGCTCTGCCCTGCGGCCCcacggccccgccgccgccccatgggccgccgccgcctcgcgcggCTCTGCCCCTCTGCCCCGCAGCGCCGCGGCCCTCAGCTGCGCCGCGGCCCACCGGCACCGGCCCCGTGCCCCCCCCCCGCCTACCTGAGATCCCACGCCACGACAATGCGGCCCGCCGATGCCCCGCGGCCCATCGCCGCCCCGAGGTCCCATGCTGCGGCCCTGAGGCCCTCCGCCGTCCCGAGGGCCCCCGCTGCCGCCCCCAAGCGAGgtcccacgccgcggccctga